ATGCAACTAATGGTATATGTAATTCAAATACATAAAGGGCAAACCTACTAGGCTTATACCAATGTTTGCATGTGAAAAGAAAAAAGACATTTCTTTCTTTGCGCTGGGCATTTGCATTGTTGGGTGACAACAGCATGTGAGTATCATAACTTAAACTGAAGTTCAGGTTTGATGTAAAAAATCAGATTTCACAAAGCAAGGCTAAGTCAGGAGAAAGACATACTGATGCTTGCATGTGAGTATCATAACTTAAACTGATGCATGCAAATACAAAATGCATCAACTTATGGAATGCTAAtgcaaataatatttatttttctATCATTGGGATGACActtgttagagcatctccacccaGCCCCCCAGGACGCCCCCCCCGGAGCCTTTTTTAGCGCCGGGAGTGAAAAATTACCCCAGTCACGCCCCCGCCATCTCGTTTTGCGTCGGATTTGGCCAAAATTACATTTGGCGATCCCAACCCAAACCCAGGGAGTCGGGGGTCTGCCGGGGGCGCCGACGCTATTATTTACACGCAGCAGGCCAACTGTCAGCCTcccactccctctctctcccttgcaTGCAACAAGCCCACTGCAACAGGCCCACCCACGTGCATGCCTCCAGCTCGCCCACTGTTCACCTCTTTTTCCTCTCATCTCTGTTGTCTTTTACTGTTGGGTGGGGCACGGCTGGGAAACGTTTTCACCCCATGCCAAAATTTTCGCCGGCATGAACCCCCAACCGGCTGAAAAAATggctcctggggggggggggcaacgagtggagatgctcttaagaCTATGATTTAGCTAGCTTTGCCAGTAACATATTATTTCTATAGTCTAGGTTGCCTAAAAAATTCAATTACTAATAAATGCCCTTGAAAGTAAAAGGAGGATTGACAATAAACTTTTGAAACATTCGAAACTCGGCTAGTTCCTCTGGTAACAACCGCTGGATCATGGTGGTGATGGCGGTCGTGGACGAAAGCCATCAAGCTCAAGATCTGTGTAAGGTGCAGATGAAAAATACATTTCAGAAATTGGATTGAGATATGGAAGCTTCAAATAAGCATCCTAATTCGTAGTCCAGCAACTCCCTGATTCAGTAGAAAAGTATTGCAAGACAATTAGAAAAGAACACATGAGCTCCATATTAGTTCATTTATCTAGCGGTGACATTGTCTGTTGTCCAAGATATATCATCTTTCACGACCATGCCTTAAAAAGACACCTTTTTCATTTATAAATACTAAATGGGACTGCTCCTTTTTGTAATGCATAGAAGTTGGAAGAATGTTCCTAAAAGGATATTACATGAAAAGGTAGATAAGCCACATCATGATACTTATGATAATATGGTTGCAAGAAACTGTCAACGGCATGAACTCTACCCTTATCCACAAAACTACATAACCAATATACTGTAGCCGTGCTCAATGTATGATTATTAATTGTCATGGACGATCCACAACAATCTCTTGCAAACCATGCTTACTAAGTTATAAGGAATGCAGATTTCAACAACAAAAACATTATAGGCCTCTCAGTAAAACATAGAAAGGGAAATGGTTAACTTATCTGGCAGAAAATTAGGACGACCAGAACACATTTGCAGAACATACTGCGTAAAGATTGACATGTGTATATACATTACACATTGCTTGAGGATTACTAACAAGAACATGATAATTTCAAAAACATTCTTTCTCGGGCTTGTGAGGCTAACAGTTGAGTGCATCCTGAATTTTTGGCACAACGATTTACATAAGACGGTATAGTATGACTAAAAAGGTTAGAGCTAAGTATTGCAAAAAGTTCAAGTATAATGGTTTACCTCACTGTGCGGGCTCCAACTAACATATATGCCATGTAAGCCAGGACTCAGAATAAATTCTGAATGGGTTAGAGAGGAAAACATGGTATGGTGATATTGAAGTGCTCGATTGTCTGGCCTGCCAATCACCTCTGTAAGTGAATCACGGTGTTACACTTCCACATTGTCTAGCTGTATGAGTTGCAGCTCACTTGGGGAAGAAATTTCAGAAATTGCGGCCTTTTGATTCCCCTCATAAAAAATCTTCAGGGCATCAATAAAGAGAGGATGGATGCGAGCAGTTGCTGCAGCACACACAAAAAATTAATTGGGTTTGGACCTTAGGTATTGGGTAACAAAGATGAAGCTGCGAAGATGAGAAACGTCCAACACATATGTCAATCTAATCTATCATTTACAACACAGTAGTGGTACCTCAAATTAAGATATATCGAGACATGAAAATTAAGATATACCACATGAAAGTAGGCAAATCTAGTAGAGGGATACATATCCTGGGCCTTGGATGGTACCAGAACACGATAAACAAATATGTACCTTCTTTGTCCATGATAAGGTCCAGTGCAAAATATTCAACAAAAAACTGAGTATTGTGCTTCATCGCTTGACCATAAAGTGTGTGTAGCATAGCATGCCCTGTTCTGTCAGCAGAGCATGCGCATCGATAGGCTTGACCACCTAAAGATTAATTAGACAAAGAAAGAAGGATAAAAAATATATGGCAGCTACCTGTTTGCAACCTCAGATTGATGATGGAAGGCAAATTACCTTCTCCAAAATCTAAGCTTTGGCCTCAAAAAGCGCGTTGATAATTTTTCCTTCTTTAGTTCTGAAAATGGTAATCCATAGTTCTCAAGCTCTATAACAGCCTTTGGTGCTTCTCTGCACATATATTGAATGCATCTTGGTCACCTGGAGATGAATAACAATATCATGTCAGAGCTTCAAAGTCAAGGGGTCAAAGAAAAAAATATGTTATGTTGTTGAAACATTGTCATGCATTTCTTAAACTATTTCTCCATGTAAACTTACCGAGCCAATCACTTCCTTTGACTGTATCATACTTATGCCAGCTCCAGTCATCTTCACTCATGTTTCCAATAGCATCATTTATACCTCCCTGCACTCATAGGTGTTATTAGCAAAGAACAAAAACCCATTGAGCATTCTCCAGAAGGCAACAGTGCAAAACTGCAAATCATCATCTAGAGACATACAACAAAGCCCTGAATCTTTTAGCATTCCTACAAGACTAATACAAATTTCCCCACATGCTTCAGTGAGTTCATATATCGATCCCTTGGTAGTGAGAATGATAGAAAAATCAAAAGAATTCTGAGATGATGTGGGAAGAAATATCACCGAGCTATTTCAGATCCTATAAGCTGAAGGCTGTTGCATATCGTGCAGTCGGAATAACATAAGGCAATGAGTTAAATTATAATTGGAGTTAAATAGGCAAATGTGCAGTGAGAATGTTGAACCCTCATATCCACAAATTCACGGGCCAACAGCACATTATAGGAGGTACTTTGTATTAAAGAAAAATGATGATTGCTTCGATAGTTCGGCACACACAAAATTTTATGGATAATTACTCACATATCTAAATGCCATGTTTCTTGTGCTTCATACATAGCTAAAATTCCTTCTAGTGTTTTCTAGAACCAAGAACAAATCATGTTTCTTGTGGGCCTTGAGAACTCAAATGTAATATGTGCCCTTGTCATCATGTTTTTCGTATCTACAAAATCTATAGATTTAACATAATAGTAAGATGGTTTAGTTTTCCTTGGTCAAATTTGCCTTTAAATCAATTTAACACTATGTAATGGCCTAAAATAGTCTAATGCTCAAGAGACAGTTTCATTTGCTGGCAATGGAAGGTGGTTAAGTAGCATTCAAATTAAAGGGAATAGGATGTGAGCACTAAGAAGGTGAGAATATATCCTCCAATTCACAAATTCACTTATTTTATTCAGCAGAGATATGTTTGTCAGTTTCTCTGAACACCATATGACATGAATGTATGATTAAAATATCCTAAGATCAAGGACAATGTAAATCTAGTGTTCAATGATTTGCCTGACTGGAAGGTCAGGGACTGTACCGCCAAGCCCCATGCTAGTCGTTTTGAGCATTTGAATTGTTCTTTGAAATGCAATTAACTATGCAAGGTTAACAACAACAGTAATCCACTACGCAAAAAGACCCGTCAACAGATGGGAATGACAAATAAATAAATCTGGGTTGCAAGTCAACTTCATTGCCGAAACCATCCCATCGTCATGGGTTTTGTAAAAACATTTGGGCATCTGCAAATATCCGATCATATAAACACAAGAGAAGGAAGAATATCTCCGCACGCCTAGACAAGTAAATGGTGTGGCCAGACTTTCCAATGGAGTGAAAAAACAGGGAACCTCTGTTAGTGTTGGAAGAACGAATGGACATTCCCGTTCCACAAACTGGCGGCCAGGGGGCTGCTGCCGCAGAGGCCGGACTCACCGGCAGGGATGACGTGGTCGAGGCTGGGACAGGAAGGAGACCACGGGCAGTCGAGGATGGAGGACGAGGAAGGGGGTATGGGGAAGGCGGCGCACCTTTAGCACCGTTGGTGCCCGATCTCCGCCGTCTTGCTGTCGTTGCAGACTGATTGGCCACCGATGCAGCGCCTCCGACCACTTCATCATCCCGTCAACACCAGGCCTGGTCACCGCCGCCACTCCCCGGGCCTCCGCTAGATGGGCATGAAGACAGATCAAGAGATGAGGGGAAGAAGGATTGGGAAACTGGTTGGTTACTCACCGGCGTTGCCGGATCCAGCGGAGATTTGGATGCccatcctaccccccccccccccccccgcccctcgcTGCCCGGAGGAAGAGGCCGAGGAGAGATTGCGTGTGGGGGTGGAGTGGTAGAGGCTCCTCGGTCTTTCTTTTGGATGAAGCGAACGCGTTTTTGTCTCTACCTTGTCTGACGTGGACACGCCCAGCTTGTCTATTGGCCAGCGCAAAGTTCTCTCACCATTCGCCACCACAAACAGTGCGGGCGTGATGATGTGGGTAGCGCGAGGAGGCGCCCATGATGCGTACCTTATTGTTTTGGATGGCCCATAACAAAAAGTAGTTTGAGGCATCCACATGCCCAACATAAAGTTATCTATGCCAAGACCATAGATGGTGTATAACATTTATCTGCATAAATCTTTATTTTAGTTCCTTCCTCCCTTGGTTCCGATGGAGAACACATGGAGGATACACAAAATGTTTGACTTTTTTGCTTGCTTACATCACTAGTGACTTCATCATACTGATTCTTTTTTAGGGAACTTCATCGTATTGATTCTTATATTTGCCCATGGCAAACTCATAGCACTTTGCTTTTAAATTATCCATGGCAAATTGTATAAATGTTCTCACATGTAAACTATTTTAGAGGTGGCCATACAAATTTAGCACTATGGCAATTTCTCAAACATGGCAAATAATTTAATTATACCATGACAAATTTAGTAATTAGACCATGGGAAATACATGGGGAATGTTCACATGACAATATTTAAAACTTGTCAAATGgctattttaatttttttcctgTAATGTTCACATGTCAATTTTTTTTCTACCCATGGAAAACTTAGAAATATTTTCTAAATTCACACGGTAAATCCACAACATTTTTTGTATTCTAAACATGGAAAATTTAGGAATTTTTTGCAACACTCCCATGGCAATCTATATGTTTTTCTCTTACTtaaccatggcaaatttagtttattgaTCATGGAAAATTTAGTTTACAAataatggcaaatttagtttacatGAATTTCACCGTGGCAAGTGTTGATATGAATCTACCATGGCAAGTTTTGATACGAATCTGCCATGGAAATTTCTTGTTCATGCGTGATTTTCAACTCTTTGTGTTTTTCTCACACACAGCAATTTCCTCAAACAAAACACGGCAATTCTTGATATGAACCTGCCATGGCAATTTTTGATACGAACCTGCCACGGCAATTTTCTTGTTTTCATACTTCATTTTCAAATTTTTGTGTCTTTCTCACACACGGGAAATTCCTCATTAAAAACATGAAAATTTTAATTAAACTTCCATGGCAATTTTACCTTTTATTGTCATGGAAATTTTTTCTTCACATAGATGGGCAAATATAGTTCATGtaatgtttatttttatttattctatttCTTTGCCACAATATTTCTTGAACATAATATTGTTGCCATGGCAATTCTGGAAAAGTTTATAACAACCCAACATCAACTACTGATGATTTTTTGCCATGCAAAATTGTGATCCACTTTAGTTTTTTTTTTCTCCCATGGCATTTTTTCCATGATTTGGATAGGTTTTGTGCTAACTTGATCAGTCTTTTTTGTTTGTGCAACTTTCATGGACACACATGCATGGTGTTTCTGAAGTTCGCCATGGCAAAATTGATCCTGGACACACATGCATTGTGTTTTTCAAAATTTCCACGGCGATGTTTGGTGTTGGACACACATGGAAAATCGCCATGTCATTTTCCGAACATatattttgccatggcaattttgatTTTTTGTCATGGCACATTTGCCATGCTTTCATTAGGGAATCAAATATGTTTTTATAAACCTTGCCATTGTAAAAaatatatcatggcaaattataAATAGTTTGGTCAAACTTGAATGGCAATTTTATTTTGGAATTTTCATTTTTTATGCTATTAAAGTTGATGCCATTTTTTCACAGCTGAGCAAAAAATAGGCTTTTATTTGTCACAAAAAAACCAAAATCTGGGCTTTTCTGACATAGGAAAAAAAACCAAAATCTGGGCTTTTTCATTTAATTCGTTATTAGCAggctttttgttctttttttttacACGGAAAAGACCTGGCGTGAGGGAGGCATTCGGGCTGTGGATTCCCCCTACCGAACAAACCCGTTCGGGGGATCGATCCCCTCGTACTGAACAATCATTTGGTCTAAGAGGTGCCTAGACCGAACGTGTGGTacttatctgaaggaaatatgccgtagaggaaataataaagttgttattttatatttccttatatcatgataaatgtttattattcatgctagaactgtattaaccagaaacttgatacatgtgtggatacatagacaaaacaccgtatccctagtaagcctctactagactagctcgttaatcaaagatggttaagtttcctaaccatagacatgtgttgtcatttgatgaacgggatcacatcattaggagaatgatgtgatggacaagacccatccgttagcttagcataatgatcgttcagttttattgctatagctttcttcatgtcatatacatattcctttgactatgagattatgcaacccccggataccgaggaatgccttgtgttctatcaaacgtcacaacgtaactgggtgattataaagatgctctataggtatctccgaaggtgtttgttgggtcgacatagatcaagattaggatttgttactctgagtatcggagaggtatccctgggccctctcggtaatgcacatcataataagccttgcaatcaatgtgactaatgagttagttgcgggatgatgcattatggaacgagtaaagagacttgccggtaacgagattgaactaggtatgaagataccgacgatcgaatcttgggcaagtaacataccgatgacaaggagaataacgtatgttgtcattacggtacgaccgataaagatcttcatagaatatgtgggaaccaatatgagcatctaggttccgttgttggttattgaccggagaggtgtctcggtcatgtctacatagttctcgaacccgtagggtccgcacgcttaacgttcgatgacaattttgtattatatgtgttatgtgatttggtgaccgaatgttgttcggagtcccggatgagatcacagacatgacgaggggtctcaaaatggtcgagaggtaaagattcatatataggacgatagtattcggacaccggaagtgttccgggggtaccgggtacgtatcgggtcaccggaaggggttccgggcaccccccagcaaagatatgggccttattgggccaagggtgggagaaaccagcccctagtgggctagtgTGCCCCCATATGGGCAGAtctaagtggagaaaggaaaaggggaggaggaaaggaaatagagggaataggattcccccttcctttcccctctcccctctttccttcccccctccggagataaggaaagggggaggccgaattggaggaggccccaagtaggattcctcctacttggggtgccccaaggctgctcccctccccctcccacctatatatacatggggaggggcacctagaacacacaccaacaattgttagccgtgtgcggcgcccccctccacagtttacgcctccggtcatattcacgtagtgcttaggcgaagccctgcgcggatcacttcaccatcaccgtcaccacaccgtcgtgctgacgaaactctccctcgacactttgctggatcaagagttcgagggacgtcatcgagctgaacgtgtgctcaactcggaggtgccgtacgttcggtacttgatcggttgaatcgcgaagacgttcgactacatcaaccgcgttaatctaacgattccactttcggtctacgagggtacgtggacacactctccccctctcattgatatgcatctcctagatagatctctcatgagcgtatgaatttttttgaaattgcatgttacgtTCCCAACATTATCAGCGTCCAATAATAAAGGCAACTTGTTTTCCAAGGAAAAAAAAGACACCGTGGGTCATGGCTGTCGTAGCAAAGATCGCCATTGGATCTAGGGACcattagagcaagtataataaggtaaAATCAGCGGGCTATAAGGTTTAAACAATTATATATGTGTTGAGTTGGATGAGAGAGAAGAGAatagagaagggaagcgggctataGATTAACAGCCAGCTGCAACACGGGTTCCAAGAAACATTGTGAGAGTGTACGGTGGACCATGCATTAACAAAATAGTGCTACTTAGCAACTAGCTACTATACATGTTGGCTATTAGATTGACTATATGTGACATGACAACTCCATATAGCCGGGGTTTTTAGGATAGCTGCATATTTCTTAACCAGCAGAGGTTACAAACATAGCACATACGCAACATCGCCGCGAGACCGCAGGTGTGCCAACATAAATGCAAAAAGACCCCCAAAGAAAGAGAAAGTACAATCCGGTCCCGGGGGGCCTTAACGCAGAAAGAGCCAAGACCAGCCGCTGCCGCCGTCGAGCCGAACAGCAACGGAAGAAACCGGAAACCACCAAGCCCTAAACCAAGGGCACACCATCGCCAGAGACGGCTTTCTGAGTCGAAGATGAGCTCCATCGTGAACGGTGAGGCGTAACCGCTGTGGCACGTCGACCAAGGAACGTCCCGTGCAAATCCTCGGCTCCAGCTCCGGCACCTCCGATCGATGAAGTCGAGGGAGAATCACCAGATCTGCCAACACAAACCACCACCCGAGTGCCGGGCCACCAAATCtctcgccagccgccgcggccaCCGCACGGGTGACCAATGCCGGCCCGAGAACTCCTGTGCATGACTCCACCGGCTTCCCATCGACACCGGAGAACATGTCGGCGTAGCAGAGACGAAGCCGAATGTTGGCTATAATATTAACCATGATCTTAATCAGCCAAAAGGAACGCCAAAGCTGCCCGAAACACAGCTGTGTATAGATGGAAGAAACTATTCTCATTTGGCACCTCCATACTTTTATAATTTGCCTATTTACCCCTTGTTATGTCAgccaagctccgccactgcgtCGGACCAATACCAATCAGCTGGCCTGGATGTCTTCTCCAATCTTGACGGAGCTCCGGCGGGCCGTCAGCACGTCCATCAGCCGGCCAACGTCATCGTACGAGGATCCTCCCTTCTCCACCGCGCTCCTTGCCTTTAGACCGAGgtccttggccttcttctggatggcgtcgccctcCATCAACCTCTGAATGGACTCGGCGATCACCTCGCCGGCGATCACCTCGTGGGCCTGGATGCCTGACGCGTAGTCCTTGGCGCCAATGCTGACGCCCACCTTGAGCAGCTCCACCACGAGCTTCTCGTTGTTGAACTGGTCCGCGTACCGCGGCCACGTCACCATCGGCACGCCGGCGGTCACGGCCTCCAGCACCGAGTTCCAGCCGCAGTGTGTCACGAACCCGCCGAGGGCGGGGTGGCTTAGGACCAGCATCTGAGGCGCCCAGCCACGGACCATGAAGCCGCGGTCGCCGCTCGCGATCAGGTCGGCGAAGCCTTCGGGCATCCACTCCGAAGAGTCTTGGCCTGCGGCGGCGCCGATCACCCACACGAAGTTAACGCCGGAGAGGTCGAGGGCGCGGGCGAGCTGGTGCATCTCCGCGGGTGCGAACTTGGTCAGTGTGCCGAAGGAGACGTACACCACCGAGCCGGACGGCTTGGCGTCCAGCCACCGGAGACAGCTGCCCGCGTCCGGCGAGGGCACGTCGGTGCCTCTCACAGCCATGTCCTTGCTGGCGAGCGCCACCGGCCCGACGAGCCACACGCGCCGGCCGAGCGTCTTTTGGAAGTGCTCGACATAGTCCGGCTCGAGGTCGTGGAAGCTGTTGAACACCTCGCCGAAGCTCCTCTGGTCGGCGGCGTTCATGCTATTAAAGAACTCCCAGTGCCACGGCATCTTCGGCGGGTCCATCATCTGGCTCCGCCTCAGCTCGACGCGGTGCGGCAGCTCCGGCAGCAAAACGAGGGCGTCGGGGTCGTCGGGGGCGTTCTCCAGCGGGTTGTGCCGCAGCATGCTATCGCTGCAGGCGCGCGCGAACATGCTGCTGCCGAGGAACGCGATCCGCGGGACG
This window of the Triticum aestivum cultivar Chinese Spring chromosome 5D, IWGSC CS RefSeq v2.1, whole genome shotgun sequence genome carries:
- the LOC123123166 gene encoding anthocyanin 3'-O-beta-glucosyltransferase, with amino-acid sequence MAVHDEPLHILFFPFLASGHLIPIADMAALFAGRGVRCTILTTPVNAAIIRSAVDRANDAFAGAGSPAIDIAVVPFPDVGLPPGVENGTALKSQDDRDKFYHAVRLLREPFDRFLANHRTDAVVSDSFFQWSVDAAAERGVPRIAFLGSSMFARACSDSMLRHNPLENAPDDPDALVLLPELPHRVELRRSQMMDPPKMPWHWEFFNSMNAADQRSFGEVFNSFHDLEPDYVEHFQKTLGRRVWLVGPVALASKDMAVRGTDVPSPDAGSCLRWLDAKPSGSVVYVSFGTLTKFAPAEMHQLARALDLSGVNFVWVIGAAAGQDSSEWMPEGFADLIASGDRGFMVRGWAPQMLVLSHPALGGFVTHCGWNSVLEAVTAGVPMVTWPRYADQFNNEKLVVELLKVGVSIGAKDYASGIQAHEVIAGEVIAESIQRLMEGDAIQKKAKDLGLKARSAVEKGGSSYDDVGRLMDVLTARRSSVKIGEDIQAS